The Gemmatimonadota bacterium nucleotide sequence GGGCGTGGACCTGGAACCGGCCGTGCCGGTCGATGCGAACGCCTGTCGCGCAGTCCGCGAGATCCTCGAGCGGGAAGGCGTCTCCATCGGACAGGTCTGGAGCGTGGGCACGCCGCTCGTGCGTCCGGATCCCGATGATTCCGCGACCCATCTCGAGGTCCTGCGCGAGCGCGTGCCCCTGGCCGCGGCTCTCGGCTGCCGGGTGCTGCTCACGGAGGCCGGCGGCATGCACCCGGCGAACGCCTGGTATCCCCACCCGGAGAACCACGGCGAAGAAGCGCTGGCACGCCTCGTCGCGGCGTTGAAGGACGTCGCGCCCTTCGCCGCGGACCACGGCGTTATCATCGCGCCGGAGATGTCGCTGATGACGATCCTGTCTACGGTAGCCCGGGCGGAAGCCATGGTCGCGGAAGTCGGCCACCCCGGCGTCGGGATCAACTTCGATCCCGCCAACATCCTGGATCCCCTGTCCCTGTTCGATTCCGGTGCGTTCGTGAACGACGCCTTCGACCGCCTGGGAAGCCGCATCGTGAACGTCCACGCCAAAGACGCGGCGGCCCGGGACGTGCCGCTCATCGTGCATCTCGAGGAACGGCCCGCCGGGCAGGGCGTGCTGGACTACGATCGCCTGTTGCGCCGCGCGGCATCCCTGCCGGAGTGGACGTGCATCGTCGTGGAGCACCTGGCCGATTACGGACAGGTGGATGTGGTGAGGCGGTTCCTGGTGGAATCGGCCGAAAAGGCGAGCGTGCGGTTCGAGTAACCGGCCGCGGGTGACCTCCCGGCTCGGGACAGGTTGGTGCGCTGCGCGGTGCCGGCATCATGGGCAACCGGCCGCGGGTGGCTCCTACGCGCAGAGCTCGTGGTCTTTGCTCCACCGGTTGAAGGACGGGTTGGGCAGACCGGCGAGGGCGTCCCTGGCATCCAGCCACATCTGGTTCCAGGCCACGGGATCAGTCAGGATACGCTCCGGGTTGGCCGAACTGCGGGCCACGAATCCGGGAAAAGCGCCTCGTCCCGACGCCTGGCCGATGGGGTTGTA carries:
- a CDS encoding sugar phosphate isomerase/epimerase; translation: MRLCLDSFVPPLDRITKGTASWVRELGFSVVGVDLEPAVPVDANACRAVREILEREGVSIGQVWSVGTPLVRPDPDDSATHLEVLRERVPLAAALGCRVLLTEAGGMHPANAWYPHPENHGEEALARLVAALKDVAPFAADHGVIIAPEMSLMTILSTVARAEAMVAEVGHPGVGINFDPANILDPLSLFDSGAFVNDAFDRLGSRIVNVHAKDAAARDVPLIVHLEERPAGQGVLDYDRLLRRAASLPEWTCIVVEHLADYGQVDVVRRFLVESAEKASVRFE